Proteins encoded by one window of Desulfovibrio ferrophilus:
- a CDS encoding AMP-binding protein: MNKLKPASYEEFISAYAPEVPENFNFSFDILDAIAAEDPERKAIVHIGPDGYRREYDFHWLATASCRLANALKEQGVGKGDRVMIILYRRIEFWVTMLALHRLGAVGVPSPNLLTTKDIVYRVATGNISAVVCEDSVAATVDAARAESPGLKVLVQTGPGMLLSGWSHYDTICATAADVFPRPDDAACGADPLLIFFSSGTTGPPKMVMHNHHYPIGHYVTGAYWHDLEPGDVHLTVADTGWGKAVWGKMYGQWMAGAAVFVYDFRGKFTPADLLGVVAREGVTTFCAPPTIYRFLIREDLGKYDLTKLRHCTTAGELLNTSVFEDWQRIVGLPIYEGYGQTETTLQIATFPFMEAKPGSIGKPTPGWDVVLLDGEGNEVGSGEEGEICIRLGEEPVLGLFSEYLDEPEKTANAMEGGYYHTGDKAWRDEDGYYWFMGRVDDLIKSSGYRIGPFEVESALISHEAVVEAAVTGVPDDVRGQAVKATIVLASGFEGTDELTKELQNHVKKVTAPYKYPRVIAYVAELPKTISGKIKRAEIRDQDMKSV, from the coding sequence ATGAACAAGCTCAAACCCGCAAGCTACGAAGAATTTATCAGCGCCTATGCCCCCGAGGTCCCCGAGAATTTCAACTTCTCCTTCGACATCCTTGACGCCATTGCAGCCGAGGACCCCGAGCGCAAGGCCATTGTTCACATCGGACCGGATGGGTACCGCCGGGAATACGACTTCCACTGGCTGGCAACTGCCTCCTGCCGTCTGGCCAATGCCCTGAAAGAGCAGGGCGTGGGCAAAGGCGATCGCGTGATGATCATTCTGTATCGGCGCATCGAATTCTGGGTAACCATGCTGGCCCTGCATCGCCTGGGCGCAGTGGGCGTTCCCTCTCCGAATCTGCTGACTACCAAGGACATCGTCTATCGGGTGGCCACAGGCAATATCTCCGCCGTTGTCTGTGAGGATTCCGTTGCAGCCACTGTGGACGCCGCACGCGCCGAAAGTCCGGGGCTCAAGGTCCTGGTCCAGACCGGTCCGGGCATGCTGCTGTCGGGCTGGAGCCACTACGACACCATCTGCGCTACGGCTGCGGATGTGTTCCCCCGTCCCGATGACGCCGCCTGTGGTGCTGATCCACTGCTGATCTTCTTCTCGTCGGGCACCACCGGGCCTCCGAAGATGGTCATGCACAACCATCACTATCCCATCGGACACTACGTGACCGGTGCCTACTGGCATGACCTGGAACCCGGTGATGTGCACCTGACCGTGGCTGACACGGGGTGGGGCAAAGCCGTGTGGGGCAAGATGTATGGCCAGTGGATGGCCGGTGCTGCCGTGTTCGTCTATGATTTCCGGGGCAAGTTCACCCCGGCAGATTTGTTGGGAGTCGTGGCCCGTGAGGGAGTGACCACCTTCTGCGCACCTCCGACCATTTATCGCTTTTTGATCCGTGAGGATCTTGGGAAGTATGATCTGACCAAGCTCAGGCACTGCACCACCGCGGGTGAGCTGCTGAACACCAGCGTGTTCGAAGACTGGCAGCGTATTGTGGGCCTGCCCATTTACGAGGGCTATGGCCAGACCGAGACCACGCTGCAGATTGCCACTTTCCCGTTCATGGAGGCCAAGCCCGGCTCCATCGGCAAGCCCACCCCCGGTTGGGACGTGGTACTGCTGGACGGCGAGGGCAATGAAGTGGGGTCCGGCGAGGAAGGTGAAATCTGTATTCGCCTCGGTGAGGAGCCCGTACTCGGACTGTTCAGCGAGTATCTCGACGAGCCGGAGAAAACTGCCAACGCCATGGAGGGCGGTTATTACCACACCGGTGACAAGGCCTGGCGTGATGAGGATGGGTACTACTGGTTCATGGGACGGGTGGATGACCTGATCAAGAGCTCCGGCTATCGCATCGGACCCTTTGAGGTGGAAAGCGCACTCATTTCCCACGAGGCTGTGGTGGAAGCCGCAGTCACTGGCGTTCCCGACGATGTAAGAGGCCAGGCCGTCAAGGCGACCATTGTTTTGGCCTCGGGATTTGAGGGGACCGATGAACTGACCAAGGAGTTGCAGAACCACGTCAAGAAGGTCACTGCCCCGTACAAGTATCCTCGGGTGATCGCGTATGTTGCTGAGCTGCCCAAGACCATCTCCGGCAAGATTAAGCGTGCAGAAATCCGCGACCAGGACATGAAAAGCGTGTAA
- a CDS encoding class I SAM-dependent methyltransferase translates to MPRPTDEYATVARLYDPLTGPFLRGIRRAVVSLGLSLKAHDVIDICCGTGAQLIALNNAGFSCTGVDLSLPMLTVARQKSPASIAYIHADATHLPLTDNNYDFAILAFALHEKPGIVREALLTETLRVLKPGGTLAIADYLAPRNLAGRVGHLGVTVFERAAGGEHFLLYQEYLQMGGTLGLLDRLELSGTVTRSFHLGAVGLITLQKQ, encoded by the coding sequence ATGCCACGACCAACCGATGAATACGCCACCGTTGCCCGGCTGTACGACCCGCTGACCGGCCCATTCTTGCGGGGGATTCGACGCGCTGTGGTGTCCCTGGGACTGAGCCTGAAGGCACACGACGTCATCGACATCTGCTGCGGCACGGGTGCACAACTCATCGCCCTGAACAACGCCGGATTTTCGTGCACGGGAGTCGATCTTTCACTGCCCATGCTGACCGTGGCCCGCCAGAAGTCTCCAGCTTCAATCGCTTACATTCACGCTGATGCCACACATCTGCCCCTGACTGACAACAACTACGATTTCGCCATTCTGGCTTTTGCTCTGCACGAAAAGCCTGGCATCGTCCGTGAAGCCCTCCTGACCGAAACCCTGCGGGTTCTCAAACCGGGAGGCACTTTGGCCATTGCGGACTACCTTGCTCCTCGCAATCTCGCGGGACGCGTGGGCCATCTGGGCGTGACAGTATTCGAGCGCGCTGCGGGCGGTGAACATTTCCTTCTCTATCAGGAGTATCTGCAAATGGGGGGAACTCTGGGGTTGCTCGACCGGCTTGAATTGTCTGGGACGGTCACTCGCTCCTTCCATCTTGGAGCCGTCGGACTGATCACCCTGCAAAAACAATAA
- a CDS encoding helix-turn-helix domain-containing protein: MENGKIGIRIKSYRESKDLSVEQMAEKTGLDAAFIVAIENQTASPALGPLVKIARALGVRLGTFTDDALTDDPLIHRLVDRKLDSEPLASGEKHPEMTYQHLGKGKADRHMEPFFIRLEPEGDEPEMSSHEGEEFVVVMSGEVVLRYGQEVHILTPGDSMYYNSVVPHHVGSKGPGPAEIYAVVYVPF; this comes from the coding sequence ATGGAGAACGGAAAGATCGGCATCCGTATCAAGTCCTACCGCGAGAGCAAGGACCTGAGCGTCGAGCAAATGGCCGAAAAGACGGGGCTTGATGCCGCGTTTATCGTCGCCATCGAGAATCAGACCGCATCCCCGGCCTTGGGGCCGCTGGTGAAGATTGCCCGGGCGTTGGGCGTTCGATTGGGGACATTCACTGACGATGCGCTGACCGATGATCCGTTGATCCATCGCCTGGTTGATCGCAAACTGGATTCCGAACCTTTGGCCAGTGGCGAAAAGCATCCCGAAATGACCTACCAGCATCTGGGCAAGGGCAAGGCGGACCGTCACATGGAGCCGTTCTTCATCCGCCTGGAGCCGGAGGGCGACGAGCCCGAGATGTCCTCCCACGAGGGCGAAGAGTTTGTCGTTGTCATGTCTGGCGAGGTGGTGCTGCGCTATGGTCAGGAGGTGCATATCCTGACTCCCGGCGACAGTATGTATTACAATTCGGTGGTGCCGCATCACGTGGGCAGCAAGGGCCCCGGCCCTGCCGAAATCTACGCCGTCGTCTACGTGCCGTTCTAG
- a CDS encoding M23 family metallopeptidase produces MRSDCFIQQYFDHVPGAEYGDYACGRLSYDGHTGTDFRVRDLVQMEEGIPVLAAAPGTVRATRDGMDDVSVNEIGLDALGDRFAGNSVVISHGAGVETQYSHLRKGSVRVRSGQRVRAGDVLGLVGLSGRTEFPHLEFSVRVRGKAVDPFIGVADDPECALGDDPLWTEQALSLLPYEPTRLLGSGFAATPPSRDEVARRMHRKTVFAPESEALVFWIRVAGLLEGDRLEFALTGPEGRVLARHAQRMKRSKVQFFQYVGSKRGNSNWPVGEYVGRFILRRSNPDGEGVVIDSSNRATVSR; encoded by the coding sequence ATGCGCAGCGATTGCTTCATTCAGCAGTATTTCGATCATGTCCCAGGGGCGGAGTACGGGGACTATGCGTGTGGTCGACTCTCCTACGATGGACATACGGGGACTGACTTTCGTGTTCGCGACCTGGTGCAGATGGAAGAGGGCATTCCTGTGCTCGCCGCTGCTCCGGGTACGGTGAGGGCCACTCGTGATGGCATGGACGACGTGAGCGTCAATGAAATCGGGTTGGACGCACTGGGGGATCGTTTTGCAGGCAATTCCGTGGTGATTTCTCATGGGGCGGGCGTTGAGACCCAGTACAGTCATCTCAGAAAAGGCAGTGTGCGAGTTCGCTCCGGGCAGCGCGTTCGTGCAGGAGATGTCCTCGGCCTTGTGGGACTTTCTGGGCGTACGGAATTTCCTCACCTGGAATTTTCGGTTCGTGTCCGAGGGAAAGCGGTTGATCCATTTATTGGTGTGGCCGATGACCCGGAGTGCGCGCTGGGAGATGACCCCTTGTGGACAGAACAGGCCTTGAGCCTGCTGCCCTATGAGCCAACTCGGTTACTGGGATCGGGTTTTGCCGCCACGCCTCCTTCCCGTGACGAGGTGGCTCGGCGAATGCACCGCAAAACCGTGTTTGCGCCTGAGAGTGAGGCCCTGGTCTTTTGGATTCGAGTGGCTGGCTTGCTCGAAGGCGATCGCTTGGAATTCGCATTGACCGGACCGGAGGGCAGGGTGCTGGCACGCCATGCGCAGAGGATGAAGCGGTCCAAGGTGCAGTTCTTCCAGTATGTGGGCAGCAAGCGGGGCAACAGCAATTGGCCGGTCGGAGAATATGTGGGGCGGTTCATTCTCCGGCGCTCCAATCCTGATGGTGAGGGCGTTGTCATTGACTCCTCGAACCGGGCAACGGTCTCTCGATAA
- a CDS encoding VanZ family protein codes for MENDQQSRRIVRLFFALFAVGILFLVFVSLFSDFMPPYRRLFWRVSLDNVLHFIAFALLGGVAPLAFRHSAKAFGALFVLMLLGFSLEFWQLYLPNRRCELIDASANVLGIVVGGGLGFWVRTLLFAPRGKSS; via the coding sequence ATGGAGAACGATCAGCAGTCCCGGCGCATCGTCAGGCTGTTCTTCGCGTTGTTCGCGGTGGGCATTCTGTTTCTTGTTTTCGTGTCCCTTTTTTCGGACTTCATGCCACCGTACCGCCGTCTCTTCTGGCGGGTCTCATTGGACAATGTACTGCATTTCATTGCATTTGCCCTGCTTGGTGGGGTGGCTCCCCTGGCTTTTCGGCACAGCGCCAAGGCCTTTGGGGCCTTGTTCGTGCTGATGCTGCTCGGATTTTCCCTGGAGTTCTGGCAGCTGTATCTGCCCAATCGGCGTTGTGAACTCATCGATGCTTCGGCCAATGTGCTGGGGATCGTGGTCGGCGGGGGGCTGGGGTTCTGGGTGCGCACTCTTCTGTTCGCACCGCGTGGTAAATCGTCTTAG
- a CDS encoding FapA family protein translates to MRQAGIINPDGPLADKVLLKARLKKDITGMVVAQGKPPTDASDARIEFKGDMAYPVFHGDVIAELIPPGKPAPGTSVTGAPILAKSDRKPAEIHIEESSGAVLNEETMEISAKGYGLVDYRKKKLIIKPLFKIASNRLKISGTIYPQTFQGTPISVDMVKRDLWSMGVRTLAEAPLAKAISKAERTGESQDGVTVAKGKAPIHGEDGRFELAFIGAQEAMAEDDSHVVDPRERSKFEPIKEGTLIGRLIPPREGHFGRDVFGEDLVPRKGRPAEVYAGENVDVTADGVEFSSAIAGMITWDKNRVSVLEMVHITGDISYASGNLRLENGSVLIDGSIRDGFKVTAPGDIFAGMAIESAHVSAGANIGVKGGIVMKGEGKVRAKGDVSCNFAENALIEADGDINVAHNLSTSVVTAKGRVVCIKGKGIILGGVTEAGKGVVANEIGSDLGVKTMIRLDVGIEIGGIDKLIAERKTLREQKSQIDGALGTESPKALLERTPAGKRRDVAEIIKKRIGIVNRMQEIETALQERRIALEELSLLRVKVNRVAHPGTVIIIADKKVVLHEPQEGPCQFFYDPETTAIVME, encoded by the coding sequence ATGCGCCAAGCCGGAATCATCAACCCCGATGGCCCGCTGGCAGACAAAGTCCTGCTCAAAGCCCGGCTCAAGAAGGACATCACGGGCATGGTCGTCGCCCAAGGCAAACCACCAACCGATGCCAGCGATGCCAGAATCGAATTCAAGGGAGACATGGCCTACCCTGTCTTCCACGGTGATGTCATCGCAGAGTTGATTCCTCCCGGCAAACCGGCTCCAGGCACCTCGGTGACCGGTGCGCCCATTCTCGCGAAGTCGGACCGCAAGCCTGCCGAAATCCATATCGAAGAATCTTCCGGGGCAGTCCTCAACGAAGAAACCATGGAGATCAGTGCCAAGGGCTATGGACTGGTGGACTACCGCAAGAAGAAACTGATCATCAAGCCGCTATTCAAGATCGCCTCCAACAGGCTAAAGATTTCAGGCACCATCTACCCTCAGACATTTCAGGGAACCCCCATTTCCGTGGACATGGTCAAGCGCGACCTCTGGTCCATGGGGGTGCGCACACTAGCGGAGGCTCCCCTGGCCAAGGCCATTTCCAAGGCCGAACGAACGGGCGAATCTCAGGACGGGGTAACCGTAGCCAAGGGCAAGGCCCCGATTCATGGTGAAGATGGACGCTTCGAACTGGCGTTCATCGGAGCACAGGAAGCCATGGCCGAGGATGACTCCCATGTGGTCGACCCCCGTGAACGCAGCAAATTCGAGCCCATCAAGGAAGGCACACTGATCGGGCGATTGATCCCACCTCGGGAAGGCCACTTCGGGCGTGACGTATTTGGTGAAGATCTGGTGCCCCGCAAAGGCCGCCCCGCCGAGGTCTATGCCGGAGAAAACGTCGATGTCACAGCCGACGGCGTGGAATTCAGCTCAGCCATTGCGGGCATGATCACCTGGGACAAGAACCGGGTTTCCGTACTGGAAATGGTCCACATCACAGGCGACATCAGTTACGCCTCGGGCAACCTGCGACTGGAAAACGGTTCCGTCCTCATCGACGGTTCAATTCGCGACGGATTCAAAGTCACGGCTCCCGGAGATATTTTCGCAGGGATGGCCATTGAAAGCGCCCATGTCAGCGCCGGGGCCAATATTGGCGTCAAGGGCGGTATCGTCATGAAGGGCGAGGGCAAGGTTCGCGCCAAGGGCGACGTCTCCTGCAACTTCGCTGAAAACGCCCTCATCGAGGCCGACGGTGACATCAACGTGGCCCACAACCTTTCCACCAGCGTGGTCACTGCCAAGGGACGTGTGGTTTGCATCAAGGGCAAAGGCATTATCCTCGGTGGAGTCACTGAGGCGGGCAAAGGAGTGGTCGCCAACGAGATCGGGTCGGACCTGGGGGTCAAGACCATGATCCGACTTGATGTGGGCATCGAGATCGGGGGCATCGACAAGCTCATTGCCGAACGCAAGACGCTTCGTGAACAGAAATCACAGATCGACGGAGCCCTTGGCACCGAATCTCCCAAGGCTCTGCTGGAACGCACCCCCGCCGGCAAGCGGCGCGACGTGGCCGAAATCATCAAGAAACGCATCGGCATCGTAAATCGCATGCAGGAAATCGAGACCGCACTGCAGGAACGACGCATCGCACTGGAAGAACTGAGCCTGCTTCGCGTCAAGGTCAACCGCGTCGCCCATCCCGGCACAGTCATCATCATTGCAGACAAGAAAGTCGTCCTGCATGAACCCCAGGAAGGTCCCTGCCAGTTCTTCTACGATCCGGAGACCACTGCCATTGTCATGGAGTAA
- a CDS encoding GGDEF domain-containing protein, with protein MSDAKQIYAVLKRNEEICRKFFEIETEVLTILDFEALFARLVSLIKTKFDIPHVWISIIRDGELAAMLDNLDASGELREQLALVDGDAALSLLQDRKSPILENRSLHLFDALLPTPAPQGLRSIAVAPLILDGKLVGCLNQADTRSDRFSPDMDTTLLSQLAIKVSLCLSNVTAHERLARLASRDSLTGLLNRRAMEERLHEEFLRSQRYGDSLALAFVDMDDFKKVNDTLGHDAGDAMLVYFSRRLQKMARKIDACARFAGDEFVVILPNTDRKQACAFMERVMRFFEMSPVPDIDRYVRFSFGVSSTEDEAVTSPALLLKKADEELFERKAAKDAPKRRVVGT; from the coding sequence ATGAGCGACGCAAAGCAGATTTATGCGGTTCTGAAGCGCAATGAAGAGATCTGCCGAAAATTCTTCGAGATCGAGACGGAAGTCTTGACCATCCTGGATTTTGAAGCTCTGTTCGCGCGTCTGGTCTCCCTGATCAAAACCAAATTCGATATTCCCCATGTCTGGATATCCATCATCCGCGATGGTGAGTTGGCGGCAATGCTGGACAATCTGGATGCTTCGGGTGAACTGCGCGAGCAGTTGGCCCTGGTGGATGGCGATGCTGCACTCTCTCTGCTGCAGGACCGCAAGAGTCCGATTCTGGAAAATCGTTCCTTGCATCTGTTTGATGCGCTGCTCCCCACTCCTGCCCCACAGGGACTTCGTTCCATTGCCGTGGCTCCGCTGATTCTGGATGGCAAACTGGTGGGCTGTCTGAATCAGGCCGATACCCGTTCGGACCGTTTCAGCCCGGACATGGACACCACACTCCTTTCGCAGTTGGCCATCAAGGTTTCGCTGTGCCTGTCCAATGTCACGGCGCACGAGCGTCTGGCTCGGCTGGCGTCGCGTGATTCCCTGACGGGGCTGCTGAATCGCAGGGCCATGGAGGAGCGGTTGCACGAGGAGTTTTTGCGTTCTCAGCGCTATGGGGATAGTTTGGCTCTGGCCTTTGTGGATATGGATGATTTCAAGAAGGTCAATGATACTCTGGGGCACGATGCGGGCGATGCGATGCTGGTCTATTTCTCTCGTCGTTTGCAGAAGATGGCCCGTAAGATTGATGCCTGCGCCCGTTTTGCCGGGGATGAGTTTGTGGTGATCCTGCCCAACACAGATCGCAAACAGGCCTGCGCGTTTATGGAACGGGTGATGCGTTTCTTCGAGATGTCCCCGGTGCCGGATATCGATCGTTACGTGCGGTTCAGTTTTGGCGTCTCTTCCACCGAAGATGAGGCCGTGACCTCACCTGCTCTGCTGCTCAAGAAGGCCGATGAAGAACTCTTCGAGCGTAAGGCTGCAAAAGACGCGCCCAAACGCCGGGTTGTTGGTACCTGA
- a CDS encoding AMP-binding protein, which yields MVENQRPAVVDITLGQILAETAAKYPDRDAVVYVDRDFRLTWSEFNSLVDRFAKGLMALGVQKGEKVAVWSTNVPYWVALQFATARIGAVLLTVNTSYKISELDYLLKQSECENIFVMDGFYDTDYVRTMYELVPELKTQERGALKSEKFPHLKRVAYLGPQKHRGMYSVPEVVALGKMITDEQYAERQAGLHPDDVVNMQYTSGTTGFPKGVMLTHKSIGNNGYWIGENQGFTEQDRLCLPVPLFHCFGCVLGVLAATTHGTAMVILEKFDPLLVMKSVEREKCTALYGVPTMFIAVLQHDRFKDFDFSSLRTGIMAGSPCPVRVMKQVMDQMYMKDITICYGLTESSPVMTQTRMDDDIRRRTESVGRAMPAVEVLIKDPETGDQCASGVQGEVCTRGYLVMKGYYNMPEATEQAIDADGWLHSGDLGVMDEDGYVAITGRLKDMIIRGGENIYPREIEEFLYNMEGISDVQVAGIPSRKYGEEIGAFIIQKEGVELTPKDVQGFCKDKIAFHKIPRYVVFLEQYPMTASGKIQKYKLRDMGAELFPDA from the coding sequence ATTGTGGAGAATCAACGCCCCGCTGTCGTGGACATTACCCTCGGCCAAATTCTGGCAGAAACCGCCGCCAAATATCCGGACCGGGATGCGGTCGTCTATGTGGACCGTGACTTTCGCCTGACCTGGAGTGAGTTCAACTCCCTGGTTGATCGCTTTGCCAAGGGGCTGATGGCCCTGGGTGTGCAGAAGGGTGAAAAAGTCGCGGTCTGGTCGACCAACGTTCCATACTGGGTTGCCCTGCAGTTTGCCACCGCCAGGATTGGTGCGGTGTTGCTGACCGTGAACACCAGCTATAAGATTTCCGAGTTGGACTACCTGCTCAAGCAGTCCGAGTGCGAAAACATCTTTGTCATGGATGGCTTCTACGACACCGACTACGTGCGCACCATGTACGAGCTTGTGCCCGAGCTGAAGACTCAGGAGCGCGGTGCCCTCAAGTCCGAGAAGTTCCCGCACCTGAAGCGGGTGGCCTATCTTGGGCCGCAGAAGCACCGAGGCATGTATTCCGTGCCCGAGGTCGTGGCCCTGGGCAAGATGATCACCGACGAGCAGTACGCCGAACGCCAGGCCGGCCTGCATCCCGACGATGTGGTCAATATGCAGTATACCTCTGGTACCACCGGCTTCCCCAAAGGGGTCATGCTGACCCACAAGTCCATCGGCAACAACGGCTACTGGATCGGTGAGAATCAGGGTTTCACCGAGCAGGACCGTTTGTGTCTGCCTGTGCCTCTATTCCACTGCTTTGGTTGCGTACTGGGAGTGCTGGCTGCCACCACCCATGGAACGGCCATGGTCATCCTGGAGAAGTTCGATCCCTTGCTGGTCATGAAGAGCGTGGAGCGTGAGAAGTGTACGGCACTCTACGGTGTGCCCACCATGTTCATTGCCGTGTTGCAGCACGATAGGTTTAAGGACTTCGATTTCTCCTCCTTGCGCACTGGCATCATGGCTGGCTCACCCTGTCCGGTCAGGGTCATGAAGCAGGTCATGGATCAGATGTACATGAAGGACATCACCATCTGCTACGGCCTGACCGAGTCCTCTCCGGTCATGACCCAGACTCGCATGGACGACGATATTCGTCGGCGTACCGAGAGCGTGGGCCGGGCCATGCCCGCCGTGGAAGTACTCATCAAGGACCCCGAAACGGGTGATCAGTGCGCAAGCGGTGTGCAGGGTGAAGTCTGCACCCGGGGCTATCTGGTGATGAAGGGGTACTACAACATGCCCGAGGCCACGGAACAGGCCATCGACGCTGATGGTTGGCTGCATTCAGGCGACCTGGGCGTGATGGACGAGGACGGCTATGTGGCCATCACCGGACGCTTGAAGGACATGATCATTCGTGGCGGAGAGAATATCTATCCCCGCGAAATCGAAGAGTTCCTGTATAATATGGAAGGCATTTCCGACGTGCAGGTGGCTGGTATCCCCAGCCGCAAGTACGGCGAGGAGATCGGGGCCTTTATCATCCAGAAGGAAGGGGTGGAATTGACCCCCAAGGATGTGCAGGGCTTCTGCAAGGACAAGATCGCCTTCCACAAGATTCCCCGCTACGTGGTGTTTCTCGAGCAATATCCCATGACCGCCAGCGGCAAGATTCAGAAGTACAAGCTGCGTGATATGGGGGCCGAGTTGTTCCCCGACGCCTAA
- a CDS encoding helix-turn-helix domain-containing protein, giving the protein MEQAYKEIAPRLAGLRDALDLSVEDLAAKLSVEPETVAAYESGVMEIPVSYLFKVAQECGVDLTVLISGAEAHLTNFSLVKAGEGLSVERRKDYDYKSLAYKFTGRKMEPFKIRVPAKKADEVKAVTHSGQEFIYMLEGRLELMLDGNPVILEPGDSLYFSSHTPHSLRALDGKDAEFIDVII; this is encoded by the coding sequence ATGGAACAGGCATACAAGGAAATTGCGCCTCGCCTGGCAGGTCTGCGCGATGCATTGGACCTCTCCGTGGAGGACCTGGCAGCCAAGTTATCCGTGGAACCGGAGACCGTGGCTGCCTACGAATCCGGTGTCATGGAGATTCCGGTGAGCTATTTGTTCAAGGTGGCTCAGGAATGCGGTGTGGACCTGACGGTGCTCATTTCCGGGGCAGAAGCCCATCTGACGAACTTCTCACTGGTCAAGGCTGGCGAGGGACTGTCGGTGGAGCGTCGCAAGGATTACGACTACAAGAGCCTTGCCTACAAGTTCACTGGCCGCAAGATGGAACCCTTCAAGATTCGCGTGCCCGCCAAGAAGGCCGATGAAGTCAAGGCCGTGACCCATTCCGGTCAGGAATTCATCTATATGCTGGAAGGGCGTCTGGAGCTGATGCTCGACGGTAACCCAGTGATTCTGGAACCGGGCGATAGCCTGTATTTCAGCTCTCATACCCCACATTCCCTGCGTGCTCTCGACGGGAAGGACGCGGAATTCATCGACGTCATTATCTAG
- a CDS encoding metallophosphoesterase family protein translates to MIRFLHAADIHLDSPLVGLSRYEGAPVDEVRSATRRALVRLVDTAIEHAVPLMLIAGDAYDGDWKDFQTGLFFAAQMSRLNQAGIRVIMVRGNHDAASVMTRSLPLPENVTILSAKRPETIDFPELGIAVHGQSFATRDVSENLVPAYPAPLPDRFNIGLLHTAVSGNHGSAPPYAPCRLEELVAKGYQYWALGHVHNYKKLHEEPAVIYTGCIQGRHAREPGPKGCVLVSVNEAETVETEFLPLAVMRWEQVEVDAIAAVNRHEVGDLFAEALRAALAQAGELPLAVRVLVVGRTAAHAALAADPERTVNELRALAEDVSAGRAWVEKVKLQTASPLDVEALRDSDTPQGDLLRSLERLAQGPEELAELGLDLTDIEAKLRAVPGSGVTLPDLEDQAAMAALLDDVRELVLPLLDVKETGEGNQ, encoded by the coding sequence ATGATCCGTTTTCTGCATGCCGCCGACATTCATCTGGATAGTCCGCTCGTAGGACTGTCTCGCTACGAGGGAGCCCCTGTGGACGAGGTCCGCAGTGCCACGCGTCGGGCGCTGGTCCGTTTGGTGGACACCGCCATTGAGCACGCCGTGCCTCTGATGCTCATCGCCGGGGACGCCTATGACGGCGACTGGAAGGATTTTCAGACGGGATTGTTTTTTGCGGCCCAGATGTCACGGCTGAATCAGGCTGGCATCCGGGTGATTATGGTGCGTGGCAACCACGATGCCGCCAGCGTCATGACGCGCTCTCTACCCTTGCCGGAAAACGTCACCATCCTTTCGGCCAAGCGGCCCGAGACCATCGATTTTCCGGAGCTGGGTATTGCCGTTCATGGGCAAAGCTTTGCCACCCGCGACGTCTCTGAAAACCTTGTCCCAGCCTATCCCGCACCACTGCCGGATCGTTTCAATATCGGTCTGCTGCATACGGCGGTCAGCGGTAACCACGGCAGTGCGCCACCCTATGCCCCGTGCCGTCTGGAAGAACTGGTGGCCAAGGGCTATCAGTACTGGGCCTTGGGGCACGTTCACAATTACAAGAAATTGCATGAAGAACCCGCAGTGATCTACACGGGATGCATTCAGGGGCGTCATGCCCGTGAGCCAGGCCCCAAGGGCTGCGTGCTCGTTTCCGTCAACGAAGCCGAGACCGTGGAGACCGAATTTCTGCCCCTGGCCGTGATGCGCTGGGAACAGGTGGAAGTGGACGCCATTGCCGCTGTCAATCGCCATGAGGTGGGGGATCTGTTCGCCGAGGCCCTGCGCGCTGCATTGGCCCAGGCGGGCGAGCTGCCCCTGGCAGTGCGGGTGCTGGTTGTTGGACGCACAGCGGCTCATGCCGCGCTTGCAGCGGACCCCGAGCGTACGGTGAACGAATTGCGGGCTTTGGCCGAGGATGTGTCTGCCGGACGCGCTTGGGTGGAGAAGGTGAAGCTGCAGACGGCCTCTCCCCTTGATGTGGAGGCCCTGCGCGACAGCGACACGCCCCAGGGTGACTTGCTGCGGTCATTGGAGCGCCTGGCTCAGGGACCTGAGGAATTGGCGGAACTGGGCCTGGATCTGACGGATATTGAGGCCAAGCTGCGGGCTGTTCCCGGCTCGGGCGTCACTTTGCCCGACCTTGAGGATCAAGCGGCCATGGCGGCCCTGCTGGATGACGTGCGCGAGTTGGTGCTGCCACTTCTGGACGTCAAGGAGACCGGGGAGGGCAATCAATGA